DNA sequence from the bacterium genome:
TGGACTTCGTCCAGACCGAAGTTATAATGAAACTAAGTTAAGTAACTAAAACCCAAGGAGGACAATTAATTACAGGAAAATATAAATCAGGGATAAAATAAAAAAATCGAGATAATTCTTCCGTGGTGAACCGGCGATGCTCTATATAACAGGTATACGGATGTTGCACTTAAACAGTTGAATGCTAAATATCATGATAGTAAAAAATTTTGGCATCCTCGAAAATTTCTTCAATGTAAAATACGATTATGCTAAGATATATGCAGTTTAATGATGTTTTATGTGGAATTATAAATTTTGGCGAATTATCAAAATAAAAGAATAGATATTGTTCTCCCTTGGAGAATAGGGGATGCCATTTTAAATATTCCTATGCTTGTTGCGATTAGGCAACTTAATGAAAAATACAATGATAATAACGAAATAAGAATAGTTGCGCAGCCTTTTTTATCAAAGCTATATGCACCTTTGGATATTTTTCAGTGTAAACCTTTAACAGTTGGAAGCAAAATAATATCTAATTTGAACCCCACAGATATTGCTTTTTTTACTGAAACAATAAATACAAACTGGGGTTTTACTGCAAAGGTTAAGTATGGGCTTACAAATCCAGCTAAAAAGATTATAAAATTTGACCAAGAACTACCTTTTATGAATATCAATAAGTTTAGCGAATTTATACCTGCGAAATTGATCTTTTTCTTGCAGGATAAGTATGGACTAAGTCAATATTCAATAAGCTTATTTGGCATTCTATTGGAATTAGGCTATACGGCAGAACAAATAATAGAAACTTTTAATTTTAGCCCTAATTGTCTGGCTTTAAACAATTTTAAAGGTTTTATTCATCTTGTTATGAATGAAAAATATGTTGTTTTTTGTATGGAAGCTGCATACGGCAAAAAAGGCGATGCTAACAGGCGCTGGGATGAAGATTATTATATTGAAATAGCAAATAAATGTTTTGAAGAATTTAATCTTAAATCTGTTTTTGTAGGAATTAATCAGGATTTTAAACTGCCTGATAATCCTTATTTTATTGATTTAAGGAAAAAACTTGATTTGTTTCAACTGGCACAAATATCAAAATCTGCTATTTATTATATCGGAAATGACACAGCACCTTTGCATATAGCAAATATCATGCAAACGCCATCCATAGGTGCATATTTTATGAAACACAGCTTGACGGATTTTAGTCCTTTGTTTGCAGGCTTAAATACACAAGTTTATTGCCCTCAAACTCCTGATGAGATGTATGAAAAATTCAAAGAAAAATTTATGATTGTGAGCTAAATATGGGACTTCCTAAAAAAATAAAGAAAATTGCAATAATATTTGGTGCAAAAATTGCTGATGTTGTTAATATCCAGCCGATTTGCAGGGTTTTAAAACAAACTTATCCTGATTCAAAAATTGTTTTTGTAACCTGGCCTGGTGCTATACAGATTGCAGAATTATTGCCAGAAGTTGACTATGTTGAAACTTTTGACAATAAAGGCAGAGGTAAAAACCCTTTAATTTTCCTGCAAGATGCTTTAAAAATCAGATTAAAACATAAAATAGATTTAGCCGTTGTAATTAACGAATCTTCTACATACAGTTTAATGGCTTTTCTTATAGGTGCGAAGTACAGAATTGGTCGACATAAATCTGGTGTGGATTATATTTTTTTATCCAGTTTGGAGGGCGTAAATCTGCCTCAATGCGCCTAACATTGCCTGTTTAGCCAGTTGAGAAATTTTGAGAAAAATTAAGAAAAACTGGAT
Encoded proteins:
- a CDS encoding glycosyltransferase family 9 protein gives rise to the protein MANYQNKRIDIVLPWRIGDAILNIPMLVAIRQLNEKYNDNNEIRIVAQPFLSKLYAPLDIFQCKPLTVGSKIISNLNPTDIAFFTETINTNWGFTAKVKYGLTNPAKKIIKFDQELPFMNINKFSEFIPAKLIFFLQDKYGLSQYSISLFGILLELGYTAEQIIETFNFSPNCLALNNFKGFIHLVMNEKYVVFCMEAAYGKKGDANRRWDEDYYIEIANKCFEEFNLKSVFVGINQDFKLPDNPYFIDLRKKLDLFQLAQISKSAIYYIGNDTAPLHIANIMQTPSIGAYFMKHSLTDFSPLFAGLNTQVYCPQTPDEMYEKFKEKFMIVS